The Armatimonadota bacterium genome includes a window with the following:
- a CDS encoding hypothetical protein (possible pseudo, frameshifted): MLIPSLTPLEWALALASAALVGFSKTGVPGTGILVVPLMAALFGGRQSVGTLLPMLIFADCFAVAWYRRHARWDRLWAQPRCRCWDLRKVRATVWAS, from the coding sequence ATGCTGATACCCTCGTTGACGCCTCTGGAGTGGGCGCTGGCGCTCGCGTCTGCGGCGCTGGTGGGTTTCTCGAAAACCGGGGTTCCCGGAACCGGGATTCTGGTCGTTCCTCTGATGGCTGCGCTCTTCGGTGGACGGCAGTCTGTGGGCACCCTGCTGCCGATGCTCATCTTCGCGGACTGTTTCGCGGTGGCGTGGTACCGGCGCCATGCCCGATGGGACAGGCTCTGGGCGCAGCCACGCTGCAGATGCTGGGACCTGCGGAAGGTTCGCGCGACCGTCTGGGCGTCCTGA
- a CDS encoding hypothetical protein (possible pseudo, frameshifted) — translation MLGPAEGSRDRLGVLIGVLVLVMLALSLARGRWGEKLVPHSRAGSALTGVAAGFATAVSNAAGPVMSLYFLSAGLDKSEFMGSFAWYFFIFNLIKVPIFAALTAADPRHPMFSASSLTFNLLVAPMIAVGAVAGRWLLPRIPQKVFDNAVLVLAAVAALRLVLG, via the coding sequence ATGCTGGGACCTGCGGAAGGTTCGCGCGACCGTCTGGGCGTCCTGATCGGCGTGCTGGTGCTGGTGATGCTGGCGCTCAGTCTGGCACGAGGACGATGGGGCGAGAAGCTCGTGCCGCACTCGCGTGCGGGATCGGCCCTCACCGGAGTTGCGGCCGGATTCGCCACCGCGGTCTCCAACGCCGCGGGGCCGGTGATGAGCCTCTACTTCCTGAGCGCCGGACTCGACAAGTCCGAGTTCATGGGCTCGTTCGCCTGGTATTTCTTCATCTTCAATCTCATCAAGGTGCCCATCTTCGCCGCCCTGACCGCCGCAGACCCCCGGCACCCGATGTTCAGCGCATCATCGCTGACGTTCAATCTGCTGGTCGCCCCGATGATTGCCGTGGGAGCGGTGGCGGGCCGGTGGCTTTTGCCGCGCATCCCGCAGAAAGTATTCGATAACGCGGTGCTGGTGCTGGCGGCGGTTGCAGCCTTGCGGTTGGTTCTAGGGTAG
- a CDS encoding phytanoyl-CoA dioxygenase, with protein MKDHQYPELKQDYPLTEEQIHSYRRDGHVLLRGVLSEADAAKWRPVIAEAVRSLSTETRSLEERDTYGKAFLQITNLWQKNAGVAPFVLARRFARIAAELMGVDGVRLYHDQALFKEPGGGHTPWHQDQYYWPLDGVPTVTMWMPLVDVPVEMGALTFASGSHREGFLGHIPISDESEELFRRHVEEQSYPVFSSPMRAGDATFHSGWTLHCAPPNQTERMREVMTIIYFADGGVISVPDNPNRQADMEAWFPGQKPGDVAASPLNPLVYRR; from the coding sequence GTGAAAGATCACCAGTATCCAGAACTGAAGCAAGACTATCCGCTCACGGAAGAGCAGATTCATTCATACCGGCGCGATGGGCACGTTTTGCTCCGAGGAGTGCTAAGCGAGGCCGATGCGGCGAAGTGGCGCCCCGTCATCGCTGAGGCCGTCCGGAGCCTGTCCACCGAGACGCGCAGCCTGGAGGAGCGCGACACCTACGGCAAGGCGTTCCTCCAGATCACCAATTTATGGCAGAAAAACGCCGGAGTCGCGCCTTTCGTTCTGGCGCGCCGGTTCGCCAGGATCGCTGCGGAGCTGATGGGTGTGGACGGAGTCCGGCTATATCATGACCAGGCGCTGTTCAAGGAGCCGGGAGGAGGGCACACTCCCTGGCATCAGGACCAGTACTATTGGCCGCTGGATGGTGTCCCCACTGTGACGATGTGGATGCCTCTGGTGGATGTCCCGGTGGAAATGGGTGCCCTGACGTTCGCCAGCGGGTCGCATCGGGAAGGTTTTCTGGGGCATATCCCCATTTCCGATGAGTCCGAGGAGTTGTTCCGTCGGCACGTGGAAGAGCAGTCCTATCCGGTGTTTTCCTCGCCGATGCGCGCGGGCGACGCCACATTCCACAGCGGCTGGACGCTTCACTGCGCGCCTCCGAACCAGACGGAGCGGATGCGGGAGGTGATGACCATCATCTATTTCGCCGACGGAGGAGTCATCTCCGTCCCGGATAATCCCAACCGGCAGGCCGATATGGAGGCGTGGTTCCCGGGTCAGAAACCGGGCGATGTTGCCGCCAGCCCGCTGAACCCCTTGGTGTACCGGCGCTGA
- the lepA gene encoding elongation factor 4: protein MPHSQDHIRNFCIIAHIDHGKSTLADRILEVTEAVSEREKRDQMLDTMDLERERGITIKMTAVRLLYKADDGQTYTLNLIDTPGHVDFSYEVSRSLNACEGAILVVDAAQGVEAQTLANVNLAMAANLTIIPVINKIDLEMADPERVKEEIENVLAIPAEDAVLASARQGIGTREILERVVREVPPPSGDPDAPLRALIFDSHYDQYLGVVAYVRIVDGRLRRGDRIRMMSSSKEFEVTAVGYFRPEMLEGPELSTGEVGWVTASMKQVGDARVGDTITLAGSAGAREPLPGYKRAKPMVSCGLYPMNSEDYPDLREALEKLQLNDASLSWEPETSAALGFGFRCGFLGLLHMDIIQERLEREFGLDIIATAPGVVYRVHKTDGTVEEVDNPSKLPPVTQIAKIEEPFVTATIIVPSEYLGGVMELCQDRRGTFEHMEYSGTTRVIITYKLPLAEILMDFYDQLKSRTRGYASFDYEMAGFQESKVVKLDILLNGQPVDALSFITHQDRAYARGRMLVDKLRDILPRQLFEIRVQAAIGQKIIAASSIRPLRKNVTAKCYGGDITRKRKLLEKQKEGKKRMKQIGSVEVPQEAFLSVLKLGGD, encoded by the coding sequence ATGCCTCACTCCCAAGACCATATTCGCAACTTCTGCATTATCGCGCACATTGACCATGGCAAGTCCACCCTGGCCGACCGCATCCTTGAGGTGACGGAGGCCGTCTCGGAGCGCGAGAAGCGCGACCAGATGCTGGACACCATGGACCTTGAGCGCGAGCGCGGCATCACCATCAAGATGACCGCGGTTCGCCTGCTGTACAAAGCAGACGACGGCCAGACCTACACGCTGAATCTGATTGACACACCGGGGCACGTTGATTTCAGCTACGAGGTCTCGCGAAGCCTGAACGCCTGCGAGGGAGCCATTCTGGTGGTGGATGCGGCGCAGGGTGTGGAGGCGCAGACCTTGGCGAACGTCAATCTGGCCATGGCCGCCAACCTCACCATCATCCCGGTCATCAACAAAATCGACCTGGAGATGGCGGACCCCGAAAGGGTGAAAGAGGAGATCGAAAACGTGCTGGCCATTCCAGCCGAGGATGCGGTGCTGGCCAGCGCAAGACAGGGCATCGGTACGCGAGAGATCCTGGAGCGCGTGGTCCGCGAGGTGCCGCCTCCTTCCGGCGACCCGGACGCTCCCTTGCGGGCCCTGATCTTCGACTCCCATTACGACCAGTACCTGGGCGTGGTGGCCTACGTGCGGATTGTGGATGGGCGCCTGCGCCGGGGCGACCGGATCCGGATGATGTCCAGCAGCAAGGAGTTCGAGGTCACGGCCGTTGGATATTTCCGTCCGGAGATGCTGGAGGGTCCGGAGCTCTCCACCGGGGAGGTCGGGTGGGTGACCGCGTCCATGAAACAGGTGGGCGACGCCCGCGTGGGAGACACCATCACACTGGCCGGCAGCGCGGGAGCCCGGGAACCTCTGCCGGGATACAAGCGCGCGAAGCCCATGGTGTCCTGCGGACTGTACCCGATGAACAGCGAGGACTACCCGGACCTGCGTGAGGCTCTGGAGAAGCTGCAGCTGAACGACGCCTCGCTGAGCTGGGAGCCGGAGACCTCGGCAGCGCTGGGATTCGGATTCCGCTGCGGGTTCCTTGGCCTCCTGCATATGGACATCATCCAGGAGCGGCTGGAGCGGGAGTTCGGGCTGGACATCATCGCCACCGCCCCGGGTGTGGTTTACCGCGTCCACAAGACGGACGGGACGGTGGAAGAGGTGGACAATCCTTCCAAACTGCCGCCCGTGACGCAGATTGCGAAGATCGAGGAGCCATTCGTCACCGCAACCATCATTGTCCCGTCGGAGTATCTTGGGGGCGTGATGGAGCTCTGCCAGGATCGCCGGGGGACCTTCGAGCACATGGAGTACTCCGGCACCACCCGGGTCATTATCACCTACAAGCTGCCGCTGGCGGAGATCCTTATGGACTTCTACGATCAGCTCAAGAGCCGCACCCGCGGATATGCCTCTTTCGATTACGAGATGGCGGGCTTCCAGGAGTCCAAAGTGGTAAAGCTGGACATCCTGCTGAATGGCCAGCCGGTGGATGCGTTGTCGTTCATCACTCATCAGGACCGTGCCTACGCGCGAGGCCGGATGCTGGTGGACAAGCTGCGCGACATCCTGCCGCGCCAGCTGTTCGAGATCCGCGTGCAGGCGGCCATCGGGCAGAAGATCATCGCGGCCAGCAGCATCCGCCCCCTCCGGAAGAACGTCACGGCCAAATGCTACGGCGGCGACATCACGCGAAAGCGTAAGCTGCTGGAGAAGCAGAAGGAGGGCAAGAAGAGGATGAAGCAGATCGGCTCCGTGGAAGTGCCGCAGGAGGCGTTCCTTTCCGTGCTGAAGCTGGGCGGCGACTGA
- a CDS encoding radical SAM protein: MTPPRKEAKADGTEVWPAYLRLSGTGELAERARRARELQSECRLCPRGCLAARLSREMGICATLDQAVVASYGPHHGEESCLSGWRGSGTIFFSGCSLGCVFCQNHDISQRRSGEPVSPEELAEIMLQLQAMGCHNVNLVTPTHVVPQILEALELAAANGLRLPLVYNTSGYDSIETLQMLDGVVDIYMPDVKFLDRELASRYLNAPDYPEVVRAAVGEMHRQTGPLTCDDRGLARRGVLVRHLVMPGCLEDTKRVLRFLASEISARTYVNVMAQYRPEHRVSLETFPEIARPLSPEEYQEAILTARGLGLRLD; encoded by the coding sequence ATGACTCCTCCCCGCAAGGAAGCCAAGGCCGATGGCACCGAGGTCTGGCCTGCCTACCTGCGCCTTAGCGGCACAGGAGAGCTGGCGGAGCGCGCCCGGCGCGCCAGAGAACTGCAAAGCGAGTGCCGTCTGTGTCCGCGAGGGTGCCTTGCGGCCAGACTCTCCAGGGAGATGGGTATCTGCGCCACGCTAGACCAGGCGGTGGTAGCGAGCTATGGCCCTCATCACGGCGAGGAGTCGTGTCTGAGCGGATGGCGGGGAAGCGGAACAATCTTCTTTTCCGGCTGCTCACTGGGGTGTGTGTTCTGCCAGAACCATGACATCAGCCAGCGCAGGTCCGGCGAACCCGTTAGCCCGGAGGAACTCGCGGAGATCATGCTGCAGCTCCAGGCGATGGGCTGTCACAACGTGAACCTGGTCACCCCCACCCACGTTGTGCCCCAGATCCTGGAGGCGCTGGAGTTGGCCGCCGCAAACGGTCTGCGTCTGCCGCTCGTCTACAACACCTCCGGGTACGATTCCATCGAGACGCTGCAGATGCTGGACGGGGTGGTGGACATCTACATGCCGGACGTGAAATTCCTGGACCGCGAGCTGGCTTCGCGCTATCTTAACGCGCCGGACTATCCGGAGGTGGTCCGGGCAGCCGTTGGCGAGATGCACCGGCAGACAGGTCCTCTGACCTGCGACGATCGGGGGCTGGCGCGCAGAGGAGTTTTGGTGCGACATCTGGTGATGCCGGGCTGCCTGGAGGACACAAAGCGGGTGCTGCGCTTCCTTGCGTCAGAGATCTCTGCGCGCACGTATGTGAACGTGATGGCTCAGTACCGCCCCGAGCACCGCGTCTCCCTGGAGACCTTCCCGGAGATCGCCAGACCGCTGTCCCCGGAAGAATATCAGGAAGCGATCCTGACCGCCCGCGGGCTGGGCCTGCGTCTGGACTGA
- a CDS encoding oxidoreductase produces the protein MKSGRVRMGVLGGGFGTSFQWHLHPHSTVEAVCDALPERRRALQETYSCAKAYTDFDQLIADPDVDAVAICSGAPWHARQSIAALKAGKHVWCAVPAAMSIEECQELVDTVEKTGLTYMMGETSYYRQTMISARQWWQEGRFGEIFYTEAEYHHAGLEPLFANPDGSRSWRYAFPPMHYPTHCTAFLVGLTGERLTEVTCYGWGDDRPELKDNDYGNPFWNQTALFRTDLGHTFRVCIFWQGAHRGTERAQWYGTKMSFFMEHPNGLGPVIVRSTETQETDDAGFVRTLPVFEQYEPVAWWKTEMLPEPLRVNTGHDGSHAFLTHEFVDALVHGRQPAIDVYEAVAYTAPGIIAHQSSLRNGEKLQIPQFQRR, from the coding sequence ATGAAATCAGGCAGGGTCCGGATGGGGGTTCTGGGCGGCGGCTTCGGCACGTCGTTCCAATGGCATCTGCATCCTCACAGCACTGTGGAGGCGGTTTGCGATGCTCTGCCGGAGCGGCGCAGGGCGCTGCAGGAGACATACTCCTGCGCCAAAGCCTATACAGACTTCGACCAGTTGATCGCCGATCCGGATGTGGACGCCGTGGCCATTTGCTCGGGCGCCCCGTGGCACGCACGGCAATCCATTGCCGCGCTGAAGGCCGGGAAGCATGTCTGGTGCGCGGTACCGGCCGCTATGTCCATCGAGGAGTGCCAGGAGCTGGTGGACACGGTGGAAAAGACCGGCCTCACCTACATGATGGGTGAGACCAGCTACTACAGGCAGACCATGATCAGCGCGCGACAGTGGTGGCAGGAGGGAAGGTTCGGAGAGATCTTCTACACGGAGGCCGAGTATCATCACGCGGGACTGGAGCCGCTTTTCGCCAACCCGGACGGTTCGCGATCGTGGCGCTACGCCTTCCCGCCCATGCACTATCCTACCCACTGCACTGCATTCCTGGTGGGCCTGACCGGTGAGCGTCTGACAGAGGTCACCTGCTACGGCTGGGGAGATGACCGTCCGGAGCTCAAGGACAACGACTACGGAAACCCGTTCTGGAACCAGACCGCCCTGTTCAGGACCGACCTCGGTCATACCTTCCGGGTCTGTATCTTCTGGCAGGGAGCTCACCGCGGAACCGAGCGAGCCCAGTGGTACGGGACGAAGATGAGCTTCTTTATGGAGCACCCCAACGGTCTTGGGCCGGTCATCGTCCGCAGCACGGAGACGCAGGAGACCGACGACGCCGGGTTCGTCCGGACGCTCCCTGTCTTCGAGCAGTATGAGCCGGTCGCTTGGTGGAAGACGGAGATGCTGCCTGAGCCGCTTCGGGTGAACACTGGCCACGACGGCTCGCACGCTTTCCTGACGCACGAGTTCGTGGACGCCCTTGTCCACGGCCGGCAGCCGGCCATCGATGTCTACGAAGCGGTGGCATATACGGCTCCCGGGATCATCGCGCACCAGAGTTCGCTCCGGAACGGTGAGAAGCTGCAGATCCCGCAGTTCCAGCGGCGCTGA
- a CDS encoding DNA ligase-associated DEXH box helicase codes for MSDAIIEMTPAGLCCPDGDFHIDPWLPVARAVITHAHADHARSGMGAYLCSRPSEPLLRARLGPDVRIESRDYGEVVTLGAVRVSLHPAGHVAGSSQIRIERRGQVAVAAGDYRLHPDATCSPFEPLRCHHFVTESTFGLPVYRWRPPREVFEEINAWWRSNRDAGRVSVLFAYALGKAQRVLAGVDPSIGPIVCHGAVARMNRACLEAGVRLPPFKLVSEIQRDELAGALVLAPPSAAGSPWMRRFGEASTAMASGWMQIRGARRRRAVDRGFVLSDHADWDGLNQAVRLSGADRVWVTHGHSEALARWLRELGLDATAIQTRFEGETAEEGLRDEGEETP; via the coding sequence ATGAGCGACGCCATCATCGAGATGACGCCAGCCGGCCTTTGCTGCCCGGATGGCGATTTTCACATAGATCCCTGGCTTCCAGTGGCGCGCGCGGTGATCACTCACGCGCATGCGGATCACGCGAGGTCTGGAATGGGCGCATACCTTTGTTCCCGCCCTTCGGAGCCTCTGCTTCGCGCCAGGCTGGGGCCAGACGTCCGCATCGAGAGCAGGGATTACGGGGAGGTCGTGACACTTGGGGCGGTCAGAGTTTCCCTGCATCCCGCCGGTCACGTAGCAGGATCGTCCCAGATCCGCATCGAGCGCCGGGGACAGGTGGCTGTGGCCGCTGGTGATTACCGCCTTCACCCGGATGCCACCTGTTCGCCGTTCGAGCCCCTCCGCTGTCATCACTTCGTGACGGAGTCCACGTTCGGGTTGCCCGTTTACCGCTGGCGGCCACCTCGGGAAGTATTCGAGGAGATAAACGCCTGGTGGCGGAGCAACCGCGATGCGGGACGGGTGAGCGTGCTGTTCGCCTACGCCCTGGGGAAAGCGCAAAGGGTGCTGGCCGGCGTCGACCCCTCTATTGGGCCCATTGTCTGCCACGGAGCGGTGGCCCGGATGAACCGGGCGTGTCTGGAGGCCGGGGTGCGCCTGCCACCGTTCAAACTGGTGTCTGAGATTCAACGTGACGAGCTCGCGGGAGCATTGGTCTTAGCGCCTCCCTCGGCGGCCGGCAGCCCCTGGATGCGCCGGTTCGGGGAGGCGTCCACTGCCATGGCTTCGGGATGGATGCAGATCCGCGGGGCGCGGCGCAGGAGAGCGGTGGACCGGGGGTTCGTCCTGAGCGACCACGCGGACTGGGACGGACTGAATCAGGCGGTGCGACTGAGCGGGGCGGACAGGGTCTGGGTCACCCACGGACACAGTGAAGCCTTGGCGCGATGGCTGCGTGAGCTGGGCCTGGATGCCACGGCCATTCAGACCCGGTTCGAAGGCGAAACCGCCGAAGAGGGTCTGCGGGACGAGGGAGAGGAAACGCCTTGA
- a CDS encoding putative ATP-dependent helicase Lhr encodes MVMPDEQDPLDGFHPATAGWFRRALGQPTPAQAMGWPPIRAGENTLILAPTGSGKTLAAFLAGLDHLFQKGLEGSLPKGVSLLYISPLKALNYDIERNLRHPLGGIAQEMRRMGLEPPEIRTAVRTGDTPSRERARMARRPPHILITTPESLNLILCSRAAAMLSGVRQVIVDEIHSLASNKRGAFLSVLLERLEDLTGRSFSRVGLSATQRPLEEVARFLGGYDSRGYQRPVRIVDAGARKKLDVAVDTAVADFRTMETGELWPSLEGKLLREVERRRSSIIFANTRGAVERLSRELNEMAGERLVEPHHGSISATRRRETEERLKRGELRAVVATASLELGIDMGAVELVCQVGSPKSVAAGLQRVGRAGHLAGAESVGRIFATSPVDLLESAILAAGMLESEVEPTRIVSNPLDVLAQQIAAMCVHGPVDVEGIFNTVRRSACFHNLSSEAFHRTLEMVAGRMGKGLPARVSLDRVNGRVLPLPGTLRAVVAGGGVIPDTGQFPVYLSGTRTSIGELDEEFVFEAREGDAFRLGVSTWRIEKIEADRIFVRPSPGSPAKAPFWRGEQVSRPPATGEAIGRFLAETEDLKGLEEIRDFVQQRTPCTPEAARSLAQFIHRQREKGALPTHRRIVVEFYRDAIGEGRMVVITPYGSRVHQALRIALTGMLQDETGAAPESMAGDEGVLIRLPSEEGCSAATLRKLTPERFRELLRRGLMRSALFGLRFRQNAARALLMPPRQPGRRSPLWLQRLKAKDLLQMVRGIPDFPVVLETTRECLEEQMDAALTERLLAGLQSGEVELKEVHSAAPSPFASALEFQLQMEFMYVWDRPVGAAALEAGPAGHQATPLTTGRALDGRAIERLREEAQALSSRSRARNAAELAETLRRLGDLSAHEAAERSASGDLSLLQELTATGTVVALEICGEERFVLAEEAAEWRAAVRDPGASGVFWNRAAARHIAASPGCRPEEFASRYGLSPDFARSRFQEARHAGLALEAEGRWMTPEALEAAVRMSRGIRRREARPVPLEYFQQFVLAWQHTLPVDRLHGREGTLEILEQLAGCCLPARLWEPEVLARRVEGYQPEWLDWLLGAGLVLWRGVPGAGRPGDLALLPRGLERLPLTVREPDAPPEGSFECSVLETLRERGASFLVDLGLALRTDTRKIEKTLMDLAWAGLVTHDSFAPVRGNQPAPDIHREAQRAHGSPRHRYQQLKRLRPALKLAAPGRWQALDASQTVLDEETVELLARLLLERYGVAARDIAHLAGIPAPWVSLYRALERMELAGEVERGYFVEDLGGAQFALPEAMQALKGASTGDAAVVLNTCDPALVTALPCARRPGNYVVLLKGKPALILESAAKRLLPVGSEAGALKCLPSLRHVLASPWPLRPIRRLEVILWGDAEIHGHPVESALRSHGFQRTPRGMLLEAG; translated from the coding sequence ATGGTCATGCCGGACGAGCAAGATCCTCTGGACGGTTTTCACCCCGCCACCGCAGGGTGGTTCCGGCGCGCGCTTGGCCAGCCCACCCCCGCCCAGGCGATGGGATGGCCGCCCATCCGCGCGGGCGAAAACACCCTGATCCTTGCCCCGACGGGATCCGGCAAGACTCTGGCCGCCTTTCTGGCAGGGCTGGACCACCTGTTCCAGAAAGGTCTTGAAGGATCGCTGCCGAAGGGGGTATCACTCCTCTATATCTCCCCGCTCAAGGCTCTGAACTATGACATCGAGCGCAACCTGCGCCACCCTCTTGGGGGAATCGCGCAGGAGATGCGGCGTATGGGGCTGGAGCCTCCTGAGATACGGACAGCGGTACGGACCGGAGATACACCGTCCCGGGAGCGAGCCCGCATGGCGCGCCGGCCGCCGCACATCCTCATCACCACTCCCGAGTCACTCAATCTGATCCTGTGCTCGCGCGCCGCCGCGATGCTTTCCGGCGTGCGGCAGGTCATCGTGGACGAGATCCATTCCCTGGCATCCAACAAACGGGGAGCATTCCTGTCCGTCTTGCTGGAACGGCTGGAAGACCTGACCGGGCGGAGCTTCTCCCGTGTGGGACTTTCGGCCACCCAGCGTCCACTGGAGGAGGTGGCCCGGTTTCTGGGTGGATATGACTCCCGAGGGTACCAACGGCCCGTCCGGATTGTGGACGCGGGTGCGCGCAAAAAGCTGGATGTCGCCGTGGATACCGCCGTGGCGGACTTCCGCACCATGGAGACAGGCGAGCTGTGGCCGTCGCTCGAGGGCAAACTGCTGCGGGAAGTGGAACGGCGGCGGTCAAGCATCATCTTTGCGAACACGCGCGGGGCGGTGGAGCGCCTCAGCCGGGAACTGAATGAGATGGCCGGGGAACGACTGGTCGAGCCCCACCACGGAAGCATCTCCGCGACGCGACGCAGGGAGACGGAGGAGCGCCTGAAGAGGGGAGAGCTGCGAGCCGTGGTCGCCACCGCAAGTCTGGAGCTGGGCATAGACATGGGTGCGGTGGAGCTTGTGTGCCAGGTGGGATCGCCGAAGTCTGTCGCCGCCGGTCTGCAGAGAGTGGGACGGGCCGGACATCTGGCCGGAGCGGAGAGCGTGGGCCGTATTTTCGCGACATCCCCGGTGGATCTTCTGGAAAGTGCGATTCTGGCCGCCGGAATGTTGGAAAGTGAAGTGGAACCGACGCGCATCGTCAGCAATCCGCTGGATGTCCTGGCCCAGCAGATTGCGGCGATGTGCGTGCACGGCCCTGTAGATGTCGAGGGCATTTTCAACACGGTCCGGCGCTCGGCCTGCTTTCACAACCTGTCATCGGAGGCGTTCCATCGCACGCTTGAAATGGTGGCCGGACGGATGGGGAAAGGTCTGCCCGCGCGCGTCTCCCTGGACCGTGTGAACGGCCGAGTGCTGCCTCTCCCTGGCACGCTCCGGGCGGTGGTGGCAGGCGGAGGGGTCATCCCGGATACGGGACAGTTCCCGGTGTATCTGAGCGGTACGCGCACGTCCATCGGGGAGCTGGACGAAGAATTCGTCTTCGAGGCGCGGGAGGGCGACGCGTTCCGGCTGGGAGTGAGCACGTGGCGCATTGAGAAGATCGAGGCAGACAGAATCTTCGTGCGCCCTTCCCCCGGATCGCCGGCAAAAGCCCCGTTCTGGCGCGGGGAGCAGGTAAGCCGTCCACCCGCCACCGGTGAGGCTATCGGCAGGTTCCTGGCGGAGACGGAGGATCTGAAGGGGCTGGAGGAGATCCGCGACTTTGTTCAGCAAAGGACCCCCTGCACGCCGGAGGCGGCGCGCTCTCTGGCGCAATTCATCCACCGGCAGCGCGAGAAGGGTGCTCTCCCCACGCACCGGCGCATTGTGGTGGAGTTCTACCGTGACGCCATCGGCGAGGGACGTATGGTGGTCATCACGCCATACGGGTCGCGGGTGCACCAGGCGCTCCGGATTGCCCTGACCGGGATGTTGCAGGATGAGACGGGCGCCGCTCCGGAGAGCATGGCGGGAGATGAAGGGGTGCTTATCCGGCTGCCTTCGGAAGAGGGCTGCTCCGCAGCGACCTTGAGGAAGCTGACGCCGGAGCGGTTCCGGGAACTGCTGCGGCGCGGACTGATGCGAAGCGCCCTGTTCGGGCTGCGGTTCCGCCAGAATGCCGCACGAGCCCTGCTGATGCCCCCGCGCCAGCCCGGCCGCAGGAGTCCTCTGTGGCTCCAGCGCCTGAAGGCGAAGGATCTTCTCCAGATGGTGCGCGGGATCCCGGATTTCCCAGTGGTGCTGGAGACCACGCGGGAGTGTCTGGAAGAGCAGATGGACGCCGCCCTCACGGAGCGGCTGCTGGCCGGACTCCAGTCCGGGGAGGTGGAGTTAAAGGAGGTGCATTCGGCGGCGCCCTCACCGTTCGCATCGGCGCTGGAGTTCCAGCTGCAGATGGAGTTCATGTACGTCTGGGACCGGCCGGTGGGGGCTGCAGCACTGGAGGCAGGACCAGCCGGGCATCAGGCGACACCTCTGACAACCGGACGAGCGCTCGATGGCCGCGCCATCGAGCGGCTCCGGGAGGAGGCTCAAGCACTGTCCTCACGCTCACGCGCCCGCAACGCCGCAGAGCTGGCGGAGACTCTGCGGCGGCTGGGAGACCTCTCAGCCCATGAGGCCGCGGAGCGCTCCGCCAGCGGCGATCTTTCCCTCCTGCAGGAGCTCACCGCGACCGGGACAGTGGTTGCACTGGAGATCTGTGGGGAAGAGCGGTTCGTTCTGGCGGAGGAGGCCGCGGAATGGCGGGCAGCCGTTCGAGATCCGGGCGCGAGCGGGGTTTTCTGGAACAGGGCGGCAGCCCGCCACATCGCGGCAAGCCCTGGATGCCGTCCTGAGGAGTTCGCATCCCGCTATGGTCTGAGTCCGGACTTCGCACGTTCCCGCTTCCAGGAGGCGCGCCATGCGGGTCTGGCTCTGGAGGCGGAAGGCCGCTGGATGACCCCCGAGGCGCTAGAGGCCGCAGTGCGCATGTCCCGAGGGATCAGGCGCAGAGAGGCGCGGCCGGTACCGCTGGAGTACTTCCAGCAGTTCGTCCTGGCGTGGCAGCACACTCTCCCGGTAGACCGCCTTCACGGCAGGGAGGGAACGCTGGAGATCCTGGAGCAGCTGGCAGGATGCTGTCTGCCTGCCAGACTCTGGGAGCCGGAGGTTCTTGCCCGGCGCGTGGAGGGCTACCAACCCGAATGGCTGGACTGGCTGCTGGGAGCCGGCCTTGTGCTCTGGCGCGGCGTTCCGGGAGCAGGCCGACCCGGAGATCTTGCGCTGCTGCCCAGAGGACTGGAGCGCCTGCCGCTGACCGTACGGGAGCCCGACGCTCCGCCGGAGGGTTCCTTTGAATGCTCCGTGCTGGAGACTCTGCGCGAACGCGGCGCAAGCTTTTTGGTGGATCTGGGGCTTGCGCTGAGAACAGACACCCGCAAGATCGAGAAGACGTTAATGGATCTGGCCTGGGCGGGTCTGGTTACCCACGACTCTTTCGCTCCGGTGCGCGGTAATCAGCCGGCGCCGGACATCCATCGGGAGGCTCAGCGGGCGCACGGTTCTCCTCGCCATCGTTACCAGCAGCTCAAACGGTTGCGTCCCGCGTTGAAGCTGGCTGCGCCGGGGCGCTGGCAGGCACTGGATGCATCGCAGACCGTGCTGGACGAGGAAACGGTGGAGTTACTTGCCCGTCTTCTGCTGGAGCGCTACGGGGTGGCGGCGCGGGACATCGCTCACCTTGCCGGCATCCCGGCCCCGTGGGTGAGTCTTTACCGCGCTCTGGAACGGATGGAGCTGGCGGGCGAGGTGGAAAGGGGATATTTCGTGGAAGATCTGGGTGGCGCTCAGTTTGCTCTGCCGGAAGCTATGCAGGCGCTGAAAGGCGCCTCGACAGGTGATGCCGCGGTGGTTCTTAACACCTGCGACCCGGCGCTGGTCACCGCCCTCCCCTGCGCGCGGCGGCCCGGCAACTATGTTGTTCTGCTGAAGGGAAAGCCTGCGCTGATTCTGGAATCCGCTGCGAAAAGGCTGCTGCCCGTGGGGTCCGAAGCCGGGGCACTGAAATGTCTCCCGTCCTTGCGTCACGTCCTGGCATCGCCCTGGCCCCTGCGTCCCATCCGCCGCTTGGAGGTTATCCTGTGGGGTGACGCCGAGATCCACGGGCATCCGGTGGAGAGCGCCCTGAGGTCTCACGGTTTCCAGCGCACACCCAGGGGAATGCTGCTGGAGGCAGGCTGA